From the Helicobacter mustelae genome, the window TTTCTTTAAGTAGGCGATCTTTTATTTTATTGGCCGTGACATGCTTGCCCTCAAGACCAGCTAAAGGGCTGTCATTCACAGCAAAATAAACGCTCATGGTAGGCTCTTCTAGATGCATGGGATCTAGTGGCATGGGGTTATTGGGATCGACGATGGAATCGCCCACATCAATGGCATTAAATCCTGCAATGGCTATGATATCCCCAGCCTTGGCTTCTTCTATTTCCATGCGAGCTAGGCCTAGAAATCCGATGAGTTTTGTGATGCGGCCTGATTCCTTGGTGCCATCACCCTTGGCTAGAAGCACATTTTCGTTTTTTTTGACCTTTCCATTGAATACCCTTGCAATGCCAATTTTTCCTACATAATTGTCATAATCCAGGGTAAAAATTTGCATTTGCAGTGGGGAGTCGCTATTGCCACTTGGCATGGGCACATGTTCTAATATCGCATCAAAGAGGGGCGCAAGGTCTTTTTTCTCATCATCCAAATTTTTGATTGCATAGCCATCGCGCGCTGCTGCATAGATCACTGGAAAATCCAGCTGCGCATCATTTGCACCCATTGCCACAAAGAGATCAAAAACTTCATCTACCACACGATCGGGTTCTGCGGCGGGTTTGTCGATTTTATTTACCACTACGATAGGACAGATTCCAAAGCTTAGGGCCTTTTTGACGACAAATTTGGTCTGGGGCATCACACCTTCTTGTGCATCTACTAGCAGCAAAACTCCATCCACCATCTTGAGCACGCGCTCCACTTCGCCGCCAAAATCCGCGTGTCCTGGCGTGTCGATGATGTTGATTTTTGTGCCTTTGTAATGGATGGCGGTATTTTTAGAGAGGATGGTAATGCCCCTCTCCCTTTCTAGATCATTATTATCCATCACCCTTTCATTGAGTTTCTCTCTCTCGCTAAATGTCCCTGACTGGCTTAAAAGCCCATCGACCAAAGTGGTTTTTCCATGATCTACGTGCGCGATCACTGCGATGTTTCTAATTTGTTGCATAGGTCTCTCTTTACTTTTTTGTTTGGAATAGAATGAAGCAGGAATTTTGCCTAATGTTTTATAAAATTTTGATAAAAAAGTAAAAAATCCTAATCTACAATCCTGGGCTATTTGGATGGAGTGGTGTATCTGCATAAATGGCGGGGATACAGGATAAATGTGGGGAAGTATGCAGAGGGACTTGTGAGAATTTGGGAAATTTTTAGAAATGGGGGATTTTTGGAATTATTTTTGCTTATCTTGTTGGGAAATGAAAAATTGGAGCAAGAATATGTTAGATTCTGTAATAAATAGTAGCACCGCCATAGAGTCAAATGCCCCCAGCGCCCCCACCAAAAAAGGGAAGATAGAAGCGCAGGTAAAAGATGAACAAGAAAGCTTTGCCAAAATGATCGAAAAAAAGGCAAGCGAGGCCAAAAATACAAGTGATGTGCAATCTAATCTAGCACAAGGGGTGGCTCATCAAGCCCTCAAAGAGGCTTCTGGCGCATTTCATCAAAAAGAATTGGGCCAAACCTCAAAAGATGCACCAGCAAAAATGGATATGCCAGCAAAAAATCTAACCCCAACAAAGCAGGACGCACCAAAGCTCTCTGATCTCAAAACTCTAGCAGAGCAAAAAAATCTCAATCCTCAAAAGCTGTCTTTGGAAAAAGAGCAACCCCAAAAAGCGGAGCCAAAGAAAATCGTTGCAAGCAAGACACATAAAGAGCCTAGCAAAGATGTGAGCACAGAAAATACAAAAGTGCAGAAAATGAGCACACAAGAGCTCTTAGAGCAAAAAAAGCAAAATCCCATCAAATCTCAAAAGCCAGTGGGTGAGCCACTTGCCCAAGCATTAAGAGAAATCAACACCAAAGATCTAGCATTGCGCAAGAAGCAAAATCAAGAAAATAAAATGGAATATAAGCAAGAAGGTGGAGAGAAGATCGCAGTAATACAGCGAGGTCATCATCTACCTAAAAATATCGCAGAACCTAGACTCCGTGAAGAAAAAAAGGAGCTTGAACTCCAGAAGGTATTGGATAAATTTGGAGTTGTGCATGATAATGGGGTGGAAGAAGATGCAGGGGTGGAAGCGAAAAAAAAAACCCTGAACTCATAGCTAAAAAAGGTAAAAAAAGCAAAAAGACAATACAAAGCAAGGAAGGCACAAGAGCTGCCTCTAACAAAGACATCAAAGATGCCAAACTCCCCACCACCGCCACAGATGCACCAAAGGCTCAGGTAGCGCCAGAATCAGAAAAGACACTAGAAAACACAGCTTCCCTGGATTTGAAAAAAAATGAAGAAAACCCTCAAAGGGAATCCAAAGAGGGCGGGGATTCCCAAGGAATAGAGGAGAAAAAAGAGAGCGCAAAGCCTGCAAATGCACTGCTAAATCATCAGATTACAAAATCTGAGTCCCAGGCAGGGGCGCTACGCGCTACACTTTCTAGTTTTGCTCAGCAAATCAAAGAGGCGATAAAAAACTACAAGCCGCCGCTAACAAAGCTTGAGATCGAGCTAAATCCAAAAGATTTGGGCAAGGTGGAGCTAAGCATCTCCAAAAAGGGCAAGGATTTGCAAATTAGCATCTCCTCCAACATCCAGGCCATCAATCTCTTTGCGCAAAATCAGGTGGATCTGCGCCAGCATCTCCAAAATATTGGCTTCCAAAATATCGATCTGAATTTCTCACATGGCGGTGGGGATCTGGGTGGAGGTTCCTCACAGGATGAAGGAGGTAAACAAAAAAGGAACGAAAATGGCTTGCAAGCATATAAGGAAATCGAGGATTCCGTGCAATATGATCATTTAGAGATTGTGTTGCCTAAGTATGCATAAGGAGCAAAAATGCCAATCGATCTAGCAGAAATCACAGGTGCAAAGGCAGCCCAAGAGGCCAAAAAGGCTCAAGGGCCAAAGATTGCCAATGGACTGGATAAAGATGCGTTTATGAAATTATTTCTCGAGCAACTCAAAAATCAAGATCCCACCGCTCCGATGGAGACAGACAAAATCATCACCCAAACCGCGCAGCTCACACAGGTAGAAATGCAGGAAGAAAACAAAAAAACCATGAAGGAAGTGGCCAGTGCTATGCAATCCACAAAAGAGAGCAATGAGGCGCTCAAAACCTTCCAAAGCGATCTAAAAAATACATTAGAGAAGCTTGATAAGGGAATGGAGCAAAGTATAGATTCTAATGCCTATCTTGCCCAAGTAAGCGCGCTCAATGCTGTTTCTATGATTGGCAAGATCGTAGAAACAGATGTCAATGGAATTCATGTCAAGGGCGATGGGGATGTGGATTTTGCGCTGTATTTTGATAATCCCATTCATGAAGATCAGGGCAATCCCACAATCCAGATTTTTGACAAAGACAAAAATCTCATCGCCACCCTTCCTATTGAGGGCAAAGAAGGGCAGAGTGGCTATATTAGCTTCAAATGGAATGGGCTAGATGACAAGGGAGTGCGCGTGAAGGAGGGGAGCTATGATATCCGCGCAGAATACAATCTCAATTCCCACACCAACCAATACCAGCAATCCCGCGTGGGCAGAGGGGAAGTGGATAGCGTGGTGTTTGACAAGGGTAAGCCCATGATTAAAATGGGGGCGATGGTCTTGCCAATGGATAGTGCAATTGAATTCTATGACAAGGAAAAAGGCGATGAACAACACAATTCTTAATTCTTACAGCGGAATCAAAACCCATCAATTTGGCCTAGATAGCATCTCCAATAATATCGCCAATGTCAATACTCCTGGCTATCGCGAGCATATCCCTGAGTTCAAAACTCTGCTTAGCCGCAACATAGCCTCCGTCAATGGCAGTACTGTGAGCAGTGATAGCAATTATGGGGTGAGTGTTTCTAGCAATGCCATTTCTACAAAGAGCGGAGATTATAAACGAAGTGATGGGGATTTTGATATGGCATATGAGGGGAAGGGTTGGTTTATTGTTGGCAAAAACTCAAAAGGCAGCCTTAGCATCAATGAAGATGGCTATGAGGGCAATCAGCAAAATTATTTCACCCGCGATGGATCTTTTAGTCGCGATTCTGATGGATATTTGGTCAATGCAGCGGGGTATTATGTCTATGGCCTAGATCTTGGCAAGATCAAGGGAAATGTCCTCACAGATAATCCCAACAAAGAAGAGGAGCAAAAATCGCTAATAAAAAACAAGCTCACTCCACTTCGCATCCCACAAGACATGATCTATCAGCCAACACAGACCACCAAGGTAGACATCGCACTCAATCTCAATGCAAAAAAAGAAAACGCGCCGCTAGCGCAATATCTCTTTGATGAGAATGGCAAATTTTTGGATCAAAAGCTTGATAGCCTTGATATGAATGCATTATTTAATAATGAAAAAAAGCCCCTGGATGCAAGAGGCAATAATGATATTCGCATCACCATCAATGAAGAGGGCAAAGAGAAGAAATTTGATTTCAAATACACTCCCAACAAAGAAGTGGGAAAGGAGGAATTTCACACCTTCTCAGATCTCAAGAAATTATTTCAAAGCGCTGGGCTTTCTTTGGATGTAGCACGAGACAAAGATGGTACACCCATCAAACCCATGGCCTTCACGCTCAAAAATGAGGGTGCAGACATGAAGCTCACCCTCGGGGGAAAATTTTTTGATTCCCTGGGGCTCTTGCTAGCTGATGTTCCTTTGAAAAAAGGTGAGAGCCAAACTAGCGGATCGCTTAATATCGCGTCCTATAGTACCAGTGCAGAGATATTTGATGAAAAGGGCGAGAAATTCCTAATCAAAACTCAGTATTTCTTGGAGGAGTCTGGGGATAATCGTCAAAAGCAAGATCAGATCTGGGAGGCGCGCAGCAGGATTATGGATAAAACAGATCATCCATTAGATGACAAAACCTACACACAGACTCTAGAATTTGACACAGATCACCAAGCCCATGCAAAGCCAATTGAGCTAGATTTCCAAGGCAGCAAGATTGCCTATTCTCTTGAGGGGGCTGGGGATGCGCATTCTAGCAATTTGGGTTATGAGGATTCTTCTTTGCTAAAGAGTGAGAGTGATGGCAAAAAAGAGGGCAGGCTTAGTGGTGTGAGCATCGATGAAAACGGGATTATACAGCTGAATTTTGATAATGGAGTAAGCACGCCCATGGGCAGGATTGGCATCGCGGCATTTAGCAATGATCAGGGTCTGCACAAAGTAGGGGGCAATCTCTTTGAACTCAAGCAAACCACGGATAATAATGGAGATAATAAAATCCTAAGCGGTGCACCAATCTTGGGTTGGGATGGTGATGGGGATGGAAGGCTAAAATTTGGCCGTGTCATGCATAAATATCTAGAGACTAGCAACACCGATGTCACCAGCGCGCTGACTAATTTAATCTTGATGCAGCGCGGATATTCAATGAATGCAAAAGCACTTAGCACGGGGGATGATCTCATCAAAGAAGCCATTAATCTCAAGCGCTAAAGGCCTGAATTCTTTAGCCAAAAACCTAGGCAGAAACTTAGGCTTTTTGACTGCGATTTTAGCAAGCTTTGCTCTGTTGTTTTCAAGATTTTACACCACCGCCAACCTCATCAAAATACAGCTAGCAAGATTTTTCTCTACTATCTCACATTCCAACCACGCAAACAGCAATCCCTCCTGTCTTTGCTTTTTTGCATGGGATTGGGATTTGTTATAATCTCTGCCAAAAATCCAAAAAAGAGACAAGCATGGAAAAAGAGCAATATGAAAAAAAAGTAGAGCAACTCAAGAAAATGGCGTATCACTATTATGTGCTAGATGACCCAATTTCAAGTGATGAGGAATATGACATTCTCTATCATGAGGTGAAGGGCTATGAGGAGGCTCATCCTGAAGCAATCAGAGAGGATTCTCCCACCCAGAGAGTAGGCATGCCACCCCTTTTGGAATTTCAAAAAAACACGCATCGCAAAAAAATGTGGAGTTTGGATGATGTTTTTTCTTTTGAGGAACTAGAATCCTGGTGCCAGAAAATCTACAAAAATCATCCTGAAGCAATCTTTACTTGCTCGCCAAAATTTGATGGTGCATCTTTGAACCTGCTCTATGAAAATGGAGATCTCATCTCTGCCACCACGCGCGGAGATGGCATGCAGGGTGAGCTGGTTACACAAAATGCCAAGACCATTCCCTCTATCCCACTAAAGATCCCCCACAAAGGGCTAATTGAGATCCGCGGGGAGGTGGTGATTGCTAAAAGTGATTTTGAAGCACTCAACAAAAAGCGCATGGAGGAGGGTGAAGCATTGTTTGCCAATCCCAGGAATGCCGCTGCAGGCAGTATGCGCCAGCTAGATAGCAGCATCACAGCCCAAAGGAAGTTGCGCTTCATCCCCTGGGGATTTGGGCAGCATACTCTAGGCATAGATAGCTTCAAGGAGGCTTTGGAGCAGGTTTTTTGCTTTGGATTTTCTCCCATCCCCTTTGTGCAACTCTGCAAAAATATGCAAGAAATCCAGCGTTATTATGAAGAAATCATGCAAAGACGAGAGGATTTGCCAATGATGCTAGATGGCATGGTGGTGATGCTAGATTCTTTTTTGATGCAGGAGAAAATGGGGTTTACCATCAAATCCCCACGCTTTGCCTGTGCGTATAAATTCCCTGCAGTGGAGAAATTCACCAAGATCCTCTCCATCATCAACCAAGTGGGTCGCACTGGAGTCATCACACCCGTGGCCGAGCTTGAGCCCATAGAGATCGAGGGGGCTAGAGTCACCAGAGCGACATTGCACAATTACAAAGAGATTCAGAAAAAAGACATCAGGATTTTTGATGAAGTGGTAGTAATCCGAAGCGGAGATGTGATCCCAAAGATCATAAGGCCCAACATTGCAAGGCGCACCGGGGAGGAAAAAGCAATAGAGCCGCCCACACACTGCCCCATTTGTGGAGAGAGATTGCTCATCGAAGAGATCTTCATCCGCTGTCAAAATCTGCAATGCACAGCAAGGGTGAGGGAGAGTATCGTGCATTTTGTCTCCAAAAAAGCCCTCAACATCGATGGTTTGGGGGAGAAAATCATCTACCAACTTTTTGCAGCCGGTCTTGTGAAAAATATCACCGATCTCTATAGTCTGGATTATGAGGAATTGCTAAGGCTTGAGGGCTTCAAAGAAAAAAAAGCCAAAAATTTGCTAGAGGCAATCGCAAATACCAAAAACATCGATTTGTGGCGATTGATTCATGCGCTGGGGATCGAGCATATCGGCGAGGGGGCGAGCAAAAAACTCGCCCTTGCTTTTGGGCTAGAGTGTTTTGACAAGGATTATGATGCCCTCACTCGCATCGATGGCTTTGGCAAGGAAATGGCAGAGTCTTTTTTGGAATTTAGTCAGGTCAATGCTAGGCTCATCCACGTCCTATTAAAGATTCTGACCCCAAAGGTGCAACAGACCCAAAATCCGGTGCAAAATTATTTTTCTGCCAAAAAAATCGTGCTTACTGGCAGCATGCAGCGCTCGCGTGAGGAGGTGGCCGCTCTGCTAGAGGGCGTAGGAGCAAAAATCAGTACTAGCGTGAGTGGGAAGGTAGATTTTGTGATCTATGGAGAAAATCCTGGCAGCAAGCTAGATAAAGCTCGTGAGCTTGGGGTGGGGATACTCTCTGAGGCGGAGTTTTGGGAAAAATTCCAGGGGTGAATTTTTGCTTTATTGGTTTTTTGCCTCATATTTTTATGGCTTTATGTTTTTAAATTTTTCATGGATAGGAGTTTGCATGCAAAGCCCTTAGGCGACGTGAGTTGTGCGCAATGCTTGCGGTGGCATGGCTTTGGATTTTGCTTGCTATTTGTGCTTTTTAAGCAGGCCTTGGTTATGTGTTTTGATGAACCCATGGAGTTTGTGGCAAATTTAATCATTAAGAGCTAAGCTTGCAGGGCACAAGAGATGGCACAAAACATTGATGTTTAAAACTCTCATCCAAAAATAAGTTCATTCCTTTTATAGTCGCCATATTTTGCTTCATCTGGCCGTTAGCTGGATTTTTCTTCCCCCAATTCCCTCTCTAATTAAAAATATCAGCAATGGGGTATCAAAGCACAAAAACTTTTGTACTCCAATCCTCTATCTAAAAACACAGGCATGCCCTCTTTCTCCCCAAAAATCCGCAAAATTTTTGTTTTTTGTGTTATAATCCTGCGAATTTTTTAGATTTTTCCAAGGAATAGAATGTCAGAAATTATTGGTATTAGGATTGGAGAGGAAATTTTTGATACACAAACCGCCCAAGAAAAAGGCCTTAGGGGTGTGGAAATTTTGTTTGATAATTCTCAAGATTCTCTCTCTATCATTCGCCATTCCTGCGCGCATTTGATGGCCCAGGCGATCAAAGAACTCTATCCTGATGCGAAATTTTTCGTAGGCCCTGTGGTGGATGAGGGCTTTTATTATGATTTCAAGACAGCTCACAAAATCAGCCAAGAGGATCTCGCAAAGATCGAAAAGCAGATGAAGGAGATTGCAAAAAGAAAACTCCCCATCATCAAATCCACCATGACTCGCCAGGAAGCACTAGAAAAATTCCAAGATGATGAGCTCAAGCAGGCGGTAATGAGCAAAATTCCAGGTGATGACTTTGGGGTTTATGCACAGGGGGATTTTGAGGATCTGTGCCGCGGGCCCCATCTACCAAATACGAAATTTTTGCATGCCTTCAAGCTCACAAAGCTAGCTGGTGCGTATTTGGGAGGAGATGAAAGCGCTGAGATGCTCACTCGGATCTATGGTATCGCCTTTGCAGACAAAGAAATGCTAAATGCTTATCTGCATCAAATAGAAGAGGCAAAAAAGCGAGATCATCGCAAGCTGGGCGTAGAAATGGGGCTTTTTACCTTCGATGAGGAGGTAGGCGCTGGGTTGCCCATTTGGCTGCCCAATGGTGCAAGACTGCGCAGGAGGATTGAAGAGCTCTTAACCAAGGCATTGATGATTCGCGATTATGAGCCTGTGCGCGGCCCTGAGCTCCTCAAAAGTAGCGTGTGGAAGACCAGTGGGCATTTTGATAATTATGGCGAAAATATGTATTTTACCACCATTGATGAGGTGGAATATGGATTGAAACCCATGAATTGCGTGGGGCATATCAAGGTCTATCAGAGTTCTGTGCGCAGCTATCGCGAGCTACCA encodes:
- a CDS encoding flagellar hook protein FlgE, producing MNNTILNSYSGIKTHQFGLDSISNNIANVNTPGYREHIPEFKTLLSRNIASVNGSTVSSDSNYGVSVSSNAISTKSGDYKRSDGDFDMAYEGKGWFIVGKNSKGSLSINEDGYEGNQQNYFTRDGSFSRDSDGYLVNAAGYYVYGLDLGKIKGNVLTDNPNKEEEQKSLIKNKLTPLRIPQDMIYQPTQTTKVDIALNLNAKKENAPLAQYLFDENGKFLDQKLDSLDMNALFNNEKKPLDARGNNDIRITINEEGKEKKFDFKYTPNKEVGKEEFHTFSDLKKLFQSAGLSLDVARDKDGTPIKPMAFTLKNEGADMKLTLGGKFFDSLGLLLADVPLKKGESQTSGSLNIASYSTSAEIFDEKGEKFLIKTQYFLEESGDNRQKQDQIWEARSRIMDKTDHPLDDKTYTQTLEFDTDHQAHAKPIELDFQGSKIAYSLEGAGDAHSSNLGYEDSSLLKSESDGKKEGRLSGVSIDENGIIQLNFDNGVSTPMGRIGIAAFSNDQGLHKVGGNLFELKQTTDNNGDNKILSGAPILGWDGDGDGRLKFGRVMHKYLETSNTDVTSALTNLILMQRGYSMNAKALSTGDDLIKEAINLKR
- the fliK gene encoding flagellar hook-length control protein FliK, with the protein product MKKNEENPQRESKEGGDSQGIEEKKESAKPANALLNHQITKSESQAGALRATLSSFAQQIKEAIKNYKPPLTKLEIELNPKDLGKVELSISKKGKDLQISISSNIQAINLFAQNQVDLRQHLQNIGFQNIDLNFSHGGGDLGGGSSQDEGGKQKRNENGLQAYKEIEDSVQYDHLEIVLPKYA
- the typA gene encoding translational GTPase TypA, with the translated sequence MQQIRNIAVIAHVDHGKTTLVDGLLSQSGTFSEREKLNERVMDNNDLERERGITILSKNTAIHYKGTKINIIDTPGHADFGGEVERVLKMVDGVLLLVDAQEGVMPQTKFVVKKALSFGICPIVVVNKIDKPAAEPDRVVDEVFDLFVAMGANDAQLDFPVIYAAARDGYAIKNLDDEKKDLAPLFDAILEHVPMPSGNSDSPLQMQIFTLDYDNYVGKIGIARVFNGKVKKNENVLLAKGDGTKESGRITKLIGFLGLARMEIEEAKAGDIIAIAGFNAIDVGDSIVDPNNPMPLDPMHLEEPTMSVYFAVNDSPLAGLEGKHVTANKIKDRLLKEMQTNIAMRCEEMGEGKFRVSGRGELQITILAENLRREGFEFSISRPEVIIKEENGARLEPFEHLVIDTPQDFSGTIIERLGRRKAEMKAMNPMGEGYTRLEFEIPARGLIGYRSEFLTDTKGEGIMNHSFLEFRPYSGSVESRKNGALVSMENGEATSFSLFNMQERGVLFITPQTKVYVGMVIGEHSRDNDLDVNPVKTKNLTNMRASGSDEAIKLVPPRELTLERALEWIEDDEILEITPQNLRIRKKYLDPNERKRMARK
- the ligA gene encoding NAD-dependent DNA ligase LigA, whose protein sequence is MEKEQYEKKVEQLKKMAYHYYVLDDPISSDEEYDILYHEVKGYEEAHPEAIREDSPTQRVGMPPLLEFQKNTHRKKMWSLDDVFSFEELESWCQKIYKNHPEAIFTCSPKFDGASLNLLYENGDLISATTRGDGMQGELVTQNAKTIPSIPLKIPHKGLIEIRGEVVIAKSDFEALNKKRMEEGEALFANPRNAAAGSMRQLDSSITAQRKLRFIPWGFGQHTLGIDSFKEALEQVFCFGFSPIPFVQLCKNMQEIQRYYEEIMQRREDLPMMLDGMVVMLDSFLMQEKMGFTIKSPRFACAYKFPAVEKFTKILSIINQVGRTGVITPVAELEPIEIEGARVTRATLHNYKEIQKKDIRIFDEVVVIRSGDVIPKIIRPNIARRTGEEKAIEPPTHCPICGERLLIEEIFIRCQNLQCTARVRESIVHFVSKKALNIDGLGEKIIYQLFAAGLVKNITDLYSLDYEELLRLEGFKEKKAKNLLEAIANTKNIDLWRLIHALGIEHIGEGASKKLALAFGLECFDKDYDALTRIDGFGKEMAESFLEFSQVNARLIHVLLKILTPKVQQTQNPVQNYFSAKKIVLTGSMQRSREEVAALLEGVGAKISTSVSGKVDFVIYGENPGSKLDKARELGVGILSEAEFWEKFQG
- the flgD gene encoding flagellar hook assembly protein FlgD, whose amino-acid sequence is MPIDLAEITGAKAAQEAKKAQGPKIANGLDKDAFMKLFLEQLKNQDPTAPMETDKIITQTAQLTQVEMQEENKKTMKEVASAMQSTKESNEALKTFQSDLKNTLEKLDKGMEQSIDSNAYLAQVSALNAVSMIGKIVETDVNGIHVKGDGDVDFALYFDNPIHEDQGNPTIQIFDKDKNLIATLPIEGKEGQSGYISFKWNGLDDKGVRVKEGSYDIRAEYNLNSHTNQYQQSRVGRGEVDSVVFDKGKPMIKMGAMVLPMDSAIEFYDKEKGDEQHNS
- the thrS gene encoding threonine--tRNA ligase translates to MSEIIGIRIGEEIFDTQTAQEKGLRGVEILFDNSQDSLSIIRHSCAHLMAQAIKELYPDAKFFVGPVVDEGFYYDFKTAHKISQEDLAKIEKQMKEIAKRKLPIIKSTMTRQEALEKFQDDELKQAVMSKIPGDDFGVYAQGDFEDLCRGPHLPNTKFLHAFKLTKLAGAYLGGDESAEMLTRIYGIAFADKEMLNAYLHQIEEAKKRDHRKLGVEMGLFTFDEEVGAGLPIWLPNGARLRRRIEELLTKALMIRDYEPVRGPELLKSSVWKTSGHFDNYGENMYFTTIDEVEYGLKPMNCVGHIKVYQSSVRSYRELPLRFYEYGIVHRHEKSGVLHGLLRVREFTQDDAHIFCRPTQIKTEVSNIIAFTDKIMQAFGFCYEMELATRPQKSIGQDAVWEVATQALIDALQENHIHYKIDEGGGAFYGPKIDIKITDAIGRKWQCGTIQIDMNLPERFALEYIDENNTAQQPVMIHRAILGSFERFSAILTEHFGGEFPFFIAPVQVVLIPITESQHQYAQSLRKKIIALGAYAEVMNKNETLNKKIRNAEKQHVPMILVIGQKEQNSGTLAIRDRREKSQYEMKEEEFLHMVEQKMKEVSF